From the genome of Plectropomus leopardus isolate mb chromosome 4, YSFRI_Pleo_2.0, whole genome shotgun sequence:
aaatgtctgtcACTTTGTAATCTGATGATGACGTGTTTCATCCACTGTTTGTAATCTCTATTGTATATTATGGCTGTCCAAATATGTAGAGATGAAAGATTTTTAGAGCAgtagaaacttttatttttcactcttgGAACCAGCAAACTAAGCCCGCCTGTATATTTTAACtgtctattttttctctttaattgaAGTGAACTCTACATTTTAGGTGAAATTGCCCTTTATATTAAAAGTGCTGCATATTGTGAGCATAAAGGTTTTGAATGGGGGGTAGAGTGACACAGTTAACTCTTGTAAAgagtttttctccttttttttgtaagaaaccAACCAGTTCAGCATAACTTCTATATTGACATTGCAtttcttgtattatttattcatatcaATGAAAAGTTCTCAGTTTTTTTAGTAATGTTGAGGAAACGTAACTGCAGATAAAAAGTACTCTATGTTTTTAACTGATTGTGGCAACTCCGAAGAGATTCTCTTTTGTACTTGATAGGACATTTCATCCTAGATaataaaagtaatgtttttgaCACCAGTTTCCAAAAgagttgtgttttctttgactGTCTCTGCTCATCGCAGATCGCTGTCACGTGAAACCTTTTGGAGGACCCGATCAAAAGCTTTGCAAAAGCTTTTTAGACTGCTTGAAAGTCATCCAAGGATGTTTTGCTAAGACAGGTGAAGAGCGAGTTATGGTGGCTGTGAGAAAATAGAATGAACGCATAAATATTCATTGGCATCTCAATGGCCCTGAGCCCTGTAATGTTCCTCAGatagaaaaaaaggagtgaATCACACAAAAGATGTGAGTCAGGGCCCACTGCGATACCTACATATTatgtaaagaaacatttaaCAGACTGGGAATGGCAGAAAAAGCATTtgatttgtcagtgtttatgaTTAAatgagatagatagatagatagatcatTCACAGCCAGCCACACACAACTACACATCACATAAAGCACTTTtgtaattaatacatttttttaattaataaaaaatcttaaaaataaataggcAATGGTCCACTATTAttaatgcaaagtgaaaacatagaACCATATCATCTTGTTTCAGatgtgcctttattttgaaattctgtgtctgTTTACAACTGCAGGAAGATGATGGCACCAGCTAAGAGAAAGATGATAAGGAGGTATTTACTCAGGATTAAATCAGGACCACAGAGGGGACACTTTTTTCAGTGGCAGTATGGGGCAACAGATAGAGCACGtcagatgtaaacaaaagcttTACTCAGGAAACACGACGTACCTGCTGGACACCTCACTACACTAACTTCACAGCAACATTACAAACATAAACTGCTCagtttcaatgatttttttagttGGAAAAACAAGCCTACAGACTGAAATTCAACTGTGTTGTTTGTCGAGAGATGATGTGACTTAAACCAACAGTGagtaaaaagagtaaaaaagtaaaatacatgtcagtaaaatacaaaaagcccGCTGGCTGCTAGGCTAAtgtatgcaatgtaaaatgccattgacttatgctaataatgttagcatgtttcATATGTGGGGTAAAACATGACttaaaagacagttgttttgtatATGAACCTTGACAGTTATTGAGTTTTATACTTTGGTTTAGGGATATTGTCTTTAATCCATGTTCAATGGCTTTTGGTAAAAATTTGCCCtaaagtttttggaaaaagatcatgatttgaggtaaaatgaaaacaatttttccAGAAAGGGTTTTCTGACAGaatgaaccagttttaattatttacaagtatttatatgttgtttttatcttctatgaccaaagcaaaaaaaaaaagaaggaggggGGCAGCTTCTTCTGTAACAGGTTGTGTTAAATGGACATATAATATAATCTCATGTAGATCGCAGGCCCCTGATTTGAATTGAATCCAAATTGTatcatggcagactttgtgatactGGCAAATTGTTGTCtaaagaattttttaaatacagtatcaTGATGAAACTAGTGATTACATCCCGTAGTCCCTTCATGAAAccgctcacaacaaggtctgtggattatcttgaatcGAATTAGTACCACAAGATGGGTGTCACCTCAGGAACTCACACCAAAGTAATCTAGCCCTTAAATGGACAGGCACAtgcaaatattttggaaaataagtTAATTGCCACTTTCTCATGTATCTAGGTTAAAATTACAggatttcatgatttttttttatttttattttttcaaaatctgacCTATCCCTAGAATACAGAAACCATTTAATGGcaagactgataaacagcaggtaaaaaaaaaaaaatatatatatatatttttggattctggggtgaactgtctGTCTTTAAGGCCCATTGTTGAACAAacggacacacagacacacacacacacacacacacacacacacacacacacacatatatatatgtatatatatttacattaaacAGTGTAAGTTTATGCATTGTACTTGATAAAGTAACAACAAACTAATCACTAATTACTACAGAGACTGGAAGAAGAAGGGGGTTCAGTCGGGGCCCACAGCTCATTTTTCCCTCGGGCCCTCAGTGGGTCAGTCATGTCCTACATGCCATGTTCCAGCCTCTTGTCAATTATCTGGAGCTTTAATGGAAAAGTGTGCACACTTGCGAGCACTGAACAACAAGGTCATGACCCCCAACACACTCATACAAACTTCCTGTGATCAAATTACcaacacaacacataaaaaccACCTCCAAGGTTGACCTTGCGCTCTCCTCTCACACCCTTCCTCCCTTACCTCCCTCTCTTCAGTCCCGACTCAAACCGCTAAATGAATCCAGAGGCTCGCATGGACGCCGTGAGTGCCGCAGATGGCCACAAGCCCCGAGTGGTTTTAAATCCACCACCCATCGTCTCCTTCTCTCACTCCCTCCTTGTGGCTTGGGGGACTATCACACAGGAAGCAATTTAGAGACATTCCCACCTCCCTCTCCTAACACCCcagctttctctccctcctccttctcctcctttacATCCTCTGCAATGAGGAATGTCCTCCTGCTGCGATAGTAGCCAAGATGTGGAGCGGGCTCCTGTTTCCTGCCCGCCTGCATCTGTTCCCTCCAGCACTGATCCCAGATAGAGTCTTCCTCGAGCCTGGGAACTGAGCGGCCGAGCTGACAGACggacagagggggagaaaagaggCTTAGCCCTGCCTGCCTCCACGTCCAAGTTCCCAAGTCAGTCTCTCTTCCCGGAGGCAAGACAGAGACCATGGTTGTTAAACTCTAATTAGAGCGTCCTGCGTCGGGGGCTCCTTCCCATGCAATCACTGGGAAAGATAAGGAGGATCGATGTTTCAGTCAGTGGGCAGATGTATGCGATAGCATTGGTGGAGGGTTggtttaaagacaaaataatttctCACAGGGTCGTtgagtacaaaaaaatacacatttttattgtttttgtgtatggTAAAGCAATGTAAGCATTCAGTGCAAGTTTTCCCTTTGATAAGAAGCATGAGCTCAGGGTCGTACTACAATCAAGCCAGGGATTTCTGATTAAATAAGAAGCTATCCCTTCAGAAACACAGACCTAACACCCtcttcctgtcattttacataACCTTCTTTGTTTCTCCTCCACCTTGTCTCTCTCATCCTCCAAAATGTCCCTTTTTAAGTTTTGGCCCTTCTAGACGAggacatgtttgtgtgtaagcAAGAAAACAAGAGCTTTCCCAAAGAGGAGCTGTGACGGAGgcacttttttctctccaagTCATGTGTCCAGGTGCAGAGAGGGATCAGATTCCTGCGATTAGATTTATGGCTTAGTCCCTACAACAACACACACCCCTCCTCATTCAGCAAGGCCCCTTTTGATGTCCCAGTCTACTCGGGCAGATATTTCATCGTTGACATATAATTAAAGTTAGAAAAATAAGCCGCTCTCATGACAAGCAAAGGTCCTgtgctctccctctcccctcttctccctcctcctcgtcctcctctgaggtttgttgctgctttttcagGCCCTTCATTCCCTCCCTTTGGTCCTTGTAACAATAATAGTGCATTTCCTGCTTACAAATAACAACCACAGCGACAACATGCACGGGATCAAGAGTTACAAAACAATACTTCTTTGTGCAGTACAACATTTCGCTCCCATATCAGTTtccaaaatgattaaatattggATTTTTACAATGAGATTCAAAGTACTGAGCaattgatattattttgaaaagcaagtGTGCTTGTCTGGAAATAAATCTCTCTTCCATATCGTTGATGAAAAAGGTGTTGTTAAACCTGGGcaacttgatttctttcaaaaacagaaattagccagaaatttgtaaaaagtacatgaaagctacttgaaaacaaaaaacaagcaaacaaacaacatggcAAAGTTTAAAAGAGGGGAATGACCTGGAAGAAGggtgcttaaaataataataattctgtaaaaataaattagtttatggtaattataaacaatagctttaagacattttcccctaccttttaaaaagatacttttattgcaatttgtgggaaatttctgACCAagttgccatgtttttgaaagaatttgctcatggttcagctcaagaaaagtgatgtcgatccaagtttcaaggggttaaatatgGGAGCTAGAAAAACAATGAACCAACGATCTTATCTGTATGCATGttcataaatgtgtttgtattatAGTGTGGAAAAAGATAGACCCATACACATTTCTGCTTTTAGTcccccttaaatcctacacacctgTCCTTTAATTGAGATGTATAATTGAACACCGTCTGCATAGCAGTGACAGGAGATACCTTTaataaaatgatgtatttttgggCATCCGAGTGGCTTAAGGGTTAAGAGCCCCAAATGAACTGCAACATGCCTGATTCAAGTCCAATTGGATACTTTTGTGTCATCTTTGTCTCCTAGTGTCCTGTCAGCTCTAATACTGTCTGTTTAAacctgttaaaaaataccaaaagtgCCCCAAAATGACTTCTTATCTTCCCTATGAAAAGCATGTCGAAGGCATACTCTGAGTTCAAATCTATGTTCTTTAGATCAGCAATTTTGGGACTTCATGAACCAGCCATGAATGAATGAGGAGTTTGAGTGAAGTTGctgttttatgaaaaatattaacGGATAGGTTTGATTTCCCAGATGTTAAAAACTGATCTTGAAAAATCCATTTAATTGAAGCTGCTTGTGTTTCTATCAAAGACACCACAAGTCAGTACTTGAGGAACTTTACGGAGGAGTAAAAAAGATAAACCAGGATAAGGATACATCATAGCAGTCcatatgaaaataaatccaTGCCCTCTGCAAAATCTCTTCCGTCTTGCACAACACTGAGGGGTTATTAGTTATGATCAGTTCAAATAAGCTGCAATGTCTCTTCCCCTGCAGCAGGGGCCGATAGTCTTATCTTTGGTTCACCTACACCTGGAGCGGGTGGCCTCCAGGGCTTTCTGGTGCCTCCGTTTGTTGAATCTCTTGACATAGTTGTTGCTCCGCAGGAGTCCGTCTCCGGTTTCAGTTTACCCCCCAGTAGGTTCAGGAGGTCAGTGGGGAGGTGGCGCCTCCGGTGGTAGATCTGTCCCATTATGATGTATCTGGTCCCTTGGGAACAGATAGGGGAAATGTAGAAGTGAAAAAGTGCAAAGTCAagcatttttcatgtttgcagTAAACAAAGTGTGTTACTGGTTTTGCTGATCTCAGGAAAACAGATACCCACATCCCACACACGAATATTTTGGCAGAAGCTTGTTAAAGACTTCTTAATTTATGAGTCTTGACACATCTGCGTAAATGTCCCACGATGTACAACCTCTATCTCATATCTCATCTTAAGTATCAATCAAACTACAGCTTTATAATTAATAGATACACTCTCACAGTTAGTACTATAGTTTCATTCTTTTCCTGCACTAAATAGATTTTCTTATCTGATCCTGTTTTATGGGGTTTTTCAGCGACCCCGCTGCACTCACCGAGTTTGATGTCGGGGCAGGGCTTGCTGCACTTGTAGGTGTCCAGGACCAGAAGGCGAACTTTGAAGAAAAAGCTGTCTGGGGTCACGTAGAGACGACTCATCTTGTAGAAACCGTCGCTGCTCACCATCAATGTAATGAGACGTATTCCTTTACGCACCACATCAATATCGTGAACTATCCCATTTACAGCTGtttaagaaacataaaaaaaaacagcacaggtcaaaaagctgaaaattttTATTTAGATGTATGTTTTGTAAAAGAATGGTTTAACAATATGCTTATTTGCTCTCTTGCCCAGAgtgagatgagaagattgataccacctCCATGTTTGTCTAAAAAATAAGAAGCTACAACCAGCAGCCTGTAAGCTTATCTTAGCTTAGTTAGGCTTAATTGGTCAAGGCTTTTGAAGCAAATCctgcatttaatttttgtttgtctaCCTTTGACAAACTCTTTGTCTCTTGTGTCAACATACCAAACTCACTGTAGCAGTAAtactccctctcctccttctccttcctgCACTCGCTCATGCAGAAAGCATCATGTGTGAAGTCGGACTCTGTGGAGAGGAAGACAAGCAAAGGACAGAATGAGGGGATGAGTTAAAACGAGTGACTGTATTCCAGACTCTCATTCCAGCGTCATTAGAAAAGAACAAGGCCGTCATTACACAACCCAGGCGTCACATTCCTCCACATGGGACTGGAGGAGGTGACGTGTATGTGATGGGATCACAGCCGTGCTACATTTTCTGTTCTTATTACAATATGAGGAGCGTCTCACTTGCTTTGCATCTTTACAACCTCGCtgcacacaaagagaaacattGACAGCCAGATTTGAGGGAGATGGTTGTAATTAGTGGCGAGGGATGTTCACTAACTACCAGTGGAAAGCTTCAAaccatcatcattgtcattatctctctctgtgtgaacTCTATGAACTCTGTGTGTTAGTGTATATGATATTACTTTATGACTTTCCTTAGAAGTAAAAACAGATGTatatgttttttagccattttatgTGGTGTTTTGTAGGTTTTATTTGACAGGAGTAAAgcagagagtgacaggaaataCTAGAGATGTAGGGTTACATACAGCAAGATCCCAGCAGGATTCAAGCCAAGAATATATCAATGACATGATCagcatgttaaccctttaaaaccttgagAGAAATCATAGCATTCAGGTGCTTTTCatatgcatttaaacctttgaaacctgaccaaatttgtttgattttgttcaaaTTGCAATGAGCAATGTGACAAGAGATACACtggaaattgcaagaaattgggaaaagatgacaaggaaatgactaaTGAAAattagttacttttttttttttttttaaatcacggaaaataatataacaataaaaactataatTCTTATATTCTATGTGTAATATAAGAATTATAGTATGTATATTctacgtatgtgtgtgtgtgtgtgtgtgtgtgtgtgtgtgtgttaaacaatgggccttaaagagacagttcacacCCAAATccgaaaaactttttttttttttttacctgctatTTATCATTGTAGCCCTTAAATGGTTTCTGTATCCTGGGGGATACAGGCATTTGACAGGCTGTGGGGAAAGGGGCATCAAGTGGGTGCACTTAAAATTATGACACTAACACTAAAGGGGGAAATAGgtccaaaaaaatgctcatcatTGATATCAAAGTTCAAAATATAATCCCACGTAAACAACGTTGGGCTGGATTAACCAACAAATTTGGATTCTGAGCATtcttatgagttttttttcaaaaacgtggaaaTTTTGGTGTTAAAATCCAGTTAGCCCCTTTTGTAATCAGATTTTACCACAAGCCTCTTTTAGTTATGCAGGAAATCCAAATGCagattcttttttcttttagtgactaatacaaaaaatattgtattcatGAAGTCTGGGTCATTTGTCACTGTGATTatgtaatattatattttacaggATATTACTGTAATAAATACTATGATACTGAGCATCAAAGACCTCCCCCAGATGGCTAAACTCTTACATAATTTCAATCTTTTGAAATATGTAGAGGAGTATAAAAAATGATTCAGTTTAAGTTCGATAATGTAACATTCAAAGACGCCGTGCACAGCTCTGTATCAATATACAGGTCAGCCTCCAAGGTCAGGACACAACAAAACGCTCTCATACCTCGCCTCAGGATGTCAAACTGGTAGAGCAGGCTGGAGGAGCGCCGGTTAAAGACGACAGGTGGGCGGCTGTTGTTCCTGGTCGCTGCACCGATACCTGTCTGATAGAGACTGGACTTTCCCGGCCGGTTCTCCTCTGGGTCCAGTCTTCGGTTGGGGGGATCTCTGCGCGGCGATTGGGCCGGTTGGTGCGGCTGAGGCTGTGTGTTGGGGGGGACCCCTGGGTCTGGAGTTGGAGTGTCCATCTGGTCACATCTGCTGAGGAGGACCGATGTTGGACTGGGCGTCCTGGTTGGTTTTCTGCACAGTGCGGTTggtggcagcagctgcagccccCGTCAACGGTGTTTTGGGAAGCAAACCaacaacttctcctctggtctTCTCGCTGTTGTGCTCTATCAGACGGTCGCTCTTGTGGCCTTTTTGCTCTTGTTGTGGGGGCCGTGGGGGCCGTGGTGGGGGGGATGGGGGCCAGGTCGGTGTGCTTTGGCCAGACGGCAGAGGGGAGAGGATGGAGGGTGAATTTGGACTCGCTGGCCTTGCTACTCTTCTCTAGGAGCTCGTTGATGGGCAGGGAGGGCTCTTTGACCACCAGCCGGCTCTGGTTGCTCGGAGGTGGATCTACAAAGCTACTCTGACCCTTTTCTATCAAGGTGTACAGCTCTGggttgacacaaacaaaaagttgtACTTCGGTTAGACATTTTCTTCAACTTGATATGGTGTATTAGTTTAATATGAAAGCCCCTCTGCTCCCACAATAAGCCATGTGggttcatttaatatttatggtAGCTGTGGATCGGTGGTGTCGTTAGTCCTGGTGGCCCAAAATGTTATCTCTAAATATCTAGGTTATaaatacttttcaaaaatcAGAATAGGCCTTTTAATAATAAAAGCTTTTGGGGTTCTCgtccagaaaattttgagcatcaaacacttcctttcctgcattctggtgaatttttattgagcatttttttgccttttctgcatcaaattaTGGTCTAAATGTagtatttaattaataataataagactaacaataatgataaatgtAGCACTTTTCAAACACAGATGCTACTAAGTGCTTCACAAGAcaatttggtcaaaataaaagtcctctgctactttcatatTTCATACATACGCTTGAAAGAAAGAATATTTCCTGTCTAAGGATTTTTCATTTAGCTTAATAAAGTATGAGACtctttgtttaatatttcagttGGAGGTTTATCAGTAACTTTCATGTTGAGAACTTGACACTTTCTTCTACAGTATGACACTAATTGGCCTGCTGGATGGAAATGTCTAACTTGTTAAGAATCTACAGCTAGGATATCAGCTTTTATTATGTCAACTATAAGGCTACTCACTTAGCGTTTTTATCTTAAATCACATTATAATTGTTTTGGGATGTAACATTTACTAATGggaattttaaagacaaaattacctctttttgtagtttctttCACAGGTAGAGAGATGTCAAGAATCTGTATTATCTAATAAGATTAAATTTTTGGTCTGTTCATCTCACCAAAAGTggaatttgtatttgcaatattaataactgattttaaatactgtgatactgtacTGTATCAATTTTTCCCCacccttaataaaatgtaaatccCACACTGAGCATGCTGCTGTGAAAGTCTGATTGTACAATCAATAGactcaaattaaaaagaaagtaacGTAAAGCAACAAGTAAAAGTATAGGTAAAAGAAAACcagtttttctttaacacattaaaatgtacaacTAACTCCAAAGAGCcaaccaacaaaaataaagtgtacTCACCGTTCACAAACATGCTCCTCTGAGTTGCAAAGAGGAAAGCCCAGAAATAAGATGAGCAGAATAATCCCTGTCATCCTGGATGTTGAGTGTGGACACACGTTCAGGTCTGTCTGCTACAGAAGGGGGATTCCTGGGATTTTTATACAGGCTGCTCAGGAATGAGATGGGATGGGGTGGAAGGGGAGATGGTGGGACGTCCCTTACACAGACGTAAACACTTCGACATTACACTCCTTTCATTcataaattgattaaaaaaggCTCCTGTTGTTGTTTATAATAATGTATGTGGGGAAATTTGGATCTGTCAAGaaattctctttatttttccagGTAGTAGGcctattttatgtaaaattgaACTAGGTTCTGCTTCTGTTTTCTGGTGTCCAACTCAATGTTTAAATCTTCTGAATTGATGTTTTACTTGCTTTCTTGAgattttattagaaaatataaaatacccTTTCGCTTCAGGGTAAGTTATAACAACCTCTCTAGTGGAGCTGAAGGTGACACTGTACCTGGGTGTATTTAATAATCAGTCTTTACTGCCCTCTGATGGTCGCAGTGTGGAACTGCAACACATTATTTGTCAAATAAAGACCTTCCAGACCTATTCTTACTAAATATAGTCACCAATTGAAGTAatcaaataagaaaataaatgaaaagagaatacatttaa
Proteins encoded in this window:
- the LOC121941460 gene encoding LOW QUALITY PROTEIN: UPF0450 protein C17orf58 homolog (The sequence of the model RefSeq protein was modified relative to this genomic sequence to represent the inferred CDS: inserted 1 base in 1 codon), with translation MSECRKEKEEREYYCYSEFAVNGIVHDIDVVRKGIRLITLMVSSDGFYKMSRLYVTPDSFFFKVRLLVLDTYKCSKPCPDIKLGTRYIIMGQIYHRRRHLPTDLLNLLGGKLKPXDGLLRSNNYVKRFNKRRHQKALEATRSRCR